Within Thamnophis elegans isolate rThaEle1 chromosome 11, rThaEle1.pri, whole genome shotgun sequence, the genomic segment TTTTAGAATGGTGGAATAGACAGTTGCAGACATGGTTTCCAAACATCAGTGCCACCCCTGTACAATCGGGAGGTGGTCCACAAGCAAGAACAACACAGGGGCAGGACATAACACAAGGCTCACAAGAAATGGATATGCAAGGTAGGATCTGTTATGTAGATACATGCATTAGAAAAAGCAGTACTTATAtatatttccaggctgttttaatATATTCTTTGCACTATAATAAGTAAGAAACCTAACCTAACTGCTAATTACGAATCTACAGATAGTGACAGCGAACAGTTCTCTGCTGATTTTCCAAGGCCACAAAGCGATCGACAGAGTATTGCACCACAGCAGCACCCGTCAAGCCCTGCACAGGATTTACAAGGGATGGAAAATGAACCCCAACCATCAACATCTCGTGGAATACAAGGTTAATTTAAATGCAAAAAGTATTAGTAAATAGGGATATTTGAAGTTATTAAACAGTAAAAGATTctcaaaatgtctttttttatttatttatgtagagcCTGTTTGTAAAAAGTCAAGAATGTGGGCTGACATCCCTCAGAGGACGGTAACAGACAGTGACAATACCAGTGAAGAGGATGTTATGTCAGGAACCCAATCAGCAGATGAGGGGGAGGCATTGGAAGACTCAGCCACGCTAAGTGCAACAGAAATCCCAGAGGTGTTCCTCGAAAGAATGCAAGCATGGCATAGAAACTTTGAGAATTTCACGGCGACAGAATACTATGAGCGTTATAGATTTGTAAATATGGAATATGTTCAATCATTCACGCAAGCTATAGATATTATTCATAATGAGATACAGGGCCTTTTGAACCGTATTTCCAGGGAGATAAGGCCCAATGATTTTATACAATTGCGGATGGATGCTGAGGAATTAGGGAGGCCCTTATTTAGTGTTAGGAGGCATCTGGAGGATTTAAATGCTGATCAGTTCCTTAGTTATGTAGAGAATTTATTACAGAGCAACGTTGAACTCTTGTGGAGGAATTCTTTGGAATTTACAGTCACTATTGTGAAGAACCGGGAGGGTGGAGGTCTTAGGAAATTAGGAACAGTTCTATTCAGTAAGGTATTGGAGAAGAAAAAACAGCACCTGATTGATTTCAATGTGGAGGGGATGTTTCTGTGTTTTGCAGGCAGCCTGCTGACATTGTTAGATAACGGGACGTCTACTAAACAAGAAATTATTACCAGAGCTGTGGCCCTACATAAAACCCTGGGTATTCCTACAGATCACAGAATTGACTTTTCACAGATACACTTATTTGAGGACTACTTCGGTATAACTATAAAGATCGTGTTTTACCATGAAGGGGGTTGGAGATTTTTTGTAACAGGAGGGTCCCTGGAAGTAAGAGTAGAGTTTATGCTGTTACACGACAGTCATTACTACGGTGTAAAAAACATAAAAGGCTTCATGGGTGCTCGTTACTTCTGCAAGATGTGCCACACAGCATATCACCATAAATTTAAGCATGATTGTCAATATTTTTGTCGAGCCTGCACAGGCTCAGAATGCCGCAAATTGCCAGGAAGGAGTGTGAAGTGCCAAACGTGCAAAACGCTTTGCAGATCTAAGTCATGTCTTGAAATGCATGAAAGGCTGGCTTCGGAAGGAAAAATTAGTTGTGAAGCTAATGTGTTTTGTTCTAGGTGTGGTATCTATGTGCCGGCCCCACACACCGAATGTAAGAAGGTAACGTGCGGGCAGTGTGATGCTGTAGTAGATAACTTGGTAGGTCACTTATGTTTTCTGAAAAGGCTTTACAAACCAAATATCGGTGCCAGTTACATTGTGTATGATTTTGAATGTTGTCAAGAAACAGGAACACACATACCAAATTATGTGTATGCTATGGACATGCTGGATGGTCAAGAGGTTAGAAAGTGGGAATGGTCCGGAGTTAAATGTCTGGAGGAATTTGTGAAAACGTTTGTGCAGCCTAAGTTTAAGGGTTCCACATTCATAGCCCACAACTCCAAGAGTTATGATGGTTACCTAATCCTCAGGCAGTTGATTCGTGAAAAGGTGAAGGTAAAACTCTTAACTCAAGGAGGCAAACTGTTATGCATAACCCTACCTATGTTTCACATACGTTTTATTGACAGCCTTTCTTTTTTACCAATGAAGCTTAGTAAAATGCCAAAAGCTATGGGTTTTCAAGGCTCCAAGGGTTATTTCCCTCATTTGTTCAACACTACAGAGAATCAAGAGTATGTTGGAACTTTGCCAGAAGCCAGGTATTATAGTCCTGATACCATGATGCCTGGTGAGAGAGAGGACTTTGAGAAATGGTATGCGGCTAATAAAGATACAGCATTTAACCTCAAAAAAGAGCTTGCATACTATTGCAAAGAGGATGTAAAAATATTACGGAGGGCCTGCAATAAGTTTAGAGAACAAGTTATGGAAATGACAAGTAGAGAATGTTtcacagggagggggggagatattcttgaagagagagagattcactGCATTGATCCTTTCCAGTATGTGACATTAGCTTCAATTTGTATGGCACAGTACCGATTCATGTTTTTAAAGAAGAACACAATCGCACTGGCGCCTTTGGACAATTACCAGAAAAGCAAGAAAAGCTTTTCTGCTTGCTCTATACAGTGGTTGATGTATATAGAGCATACAGAAGGGATCAACATCCAACATGCACTGCAAGGTGGTGAAAAGCAAGTAGGTATCTATTTTTTGGATGGTTTTGCCGTCATAAACGGGATACCCACAGCGTTTGAATTTTATGGTTGTTTTTTTCATGGATGCCCTATATGCTACAAGCCCCAGGACTTCAATAGTCTGCTTGATTCAACCTATGGCATGTTGCATGCTCGCACTATGGCTAAAGAAGATTACCTACATAGTTTAGGTTTTGTAGTACGAAACATCTGGGAACATGAATGGAACGGCCTGATGAAGAGAGATGCGGGATTGAAACAATTTCTAACAGATAGTAAAATCCCAACACCCTTGAATCCCAgagatgccttttttgggggtagAACAAACGCCACATGCCTGTACTATAAACCAAAACAGGGAGAACAAATCTTGTATTATGATTTTACAAGCTTGTACCCCTTTGTGAACAAGAACAAGATGTATCCGATAGGTCACCCTGAAATAATCTACCAAAACTTTGGGGATATAAAACAGTATTTTGGACTTGCAAAAGTTAAAGTGTACACTCCGAGAGGCCTATACTTTCCGGTACTGCCGCATAAGGCAGGCGGAAAATTAATGTTTAGTCTGTGTGCAACTTGTACGGAAAATCAACAAGTCACAGAATGCCTCCATAACGATGAGGAAAGAGCCCTAACCGGCACATGGTGTACTGTAGAATTGAATGTGGCTCTAGAGAAAGGCTACAGAATTGCAGAGATCTACGAAGTTTGGCATTTTGAAAGGAAGTCAAAAAACTTGTTTTCAGGTTATATTAACATGCATCTCCGTCAAAAACAGGAGGCTAGCGGGTATCCCGATTGGTGCAGAACAGAGGAAGATAAAGAGCGGTATGTTCGGgattatgaaaagaaggaaggtgtCCTTTTACGCAGGGAACATATTGAAGTCAATCCTGCTAAAAGACAGATTGCTAAACTGTTTTTAAACTCATTGTGGGGTAAATTTGGCCAGAGTACCAATCATATGACAACATCTGTGGTGACAGAACCTGAAGAATTATTTCAATATCTTTTTGTTCCCTATTACGAAGTGTCCTCCTGCGAATTTTTGGATGATGAAGCAGCCGTTGTAACGTGGAAAACCGCCAAAAACCAACCTACTAAGTCAACGTGTACAAATGTGTTCATTGCCAGTTTTACAACTGCTTATGCACGGCTAGAATTATACACGTTATTGGATCGCTTGGGGGACAGATGTCTCTATCACGACACCGATTCTGTCATTTTTATTAGCAGAGAGGGGGCGTGGTCACCTTCGCTAGGGGATTATTTAGGACAGTTGACAAGTGAGATTCCCCCAAACACTTCAATCACGGAGTTTGCAGCAGTTGGGCCAAAGACCTACGGGTATGCTTTGTCAAACGGTGCAACTGTGTTAAAGGTGAAGGGGTTGACATTAAATAGTGCCAACTGtgtaaaaattaattttgaaactcTGAAAGAGCTGATTGATGATTATTGCCTAACAGGGggtgaggaaaagaaagagattcgGGTACAGCAGCCTGGAATTGTTAGGATTAAGAAACAGTGGGCATTGGAAACACGGGTGCTCAGGAAAACTCTAAAAGTTAACTATAATAAAAGGGTGCTCAATAGAGAGGATTATTGTACGCTGCCTTACGGTTATTAAGTATGATGAAAAACAGTGCACAATTTGTACATCCTTTCTCATGTATTATAAGTGGACCTTCCAATTCTGGAAAATCgtattttataaaacaaatgttAGAACATGGTGAACATGTATTATCTGAAATGCCTCAAAATATTATATGGTTTTATAACTGTTGGCAACCTCTGTACAAAGAATTGCTTAATAAATTTCCCAATATTAAATTTGTGGAGGGGCTTCCTGACTCTTTTGAAGATGCTGAGTTGTTTCCACCAAATCAAACCAATTTAGCAGTGGTAGATGATCTCATGGCTTCTGCTGGTGAAAGTGAGCAAATAGAGAAGGCCTTCACACAGTACGTTCATCACAAAAATCTTAGCATTATTCTCATACTTCAAAACCTGTTTTTTCAGGGTAAGAAAATGAGAACAATAACTCTAAATGCAAAATATTTGGTGCTATTCCGATGCCCCCGTGAC encodes:
- the LOC116514555 gene encoding uncharacterized protein LOC116514555, whose protein sequence is MPTDSQYNLYMNANQLQGEIEDWSDINDELFALLTLPEDSQEFSYSGAHGVATLQGSQESELEEWWNRQLQTWFPNISATPVQSGGGPQARTTQGQDITQGSQEMDMQDSDSEQFSADFPRPQSDRQSIAPQQHPSSPAQDLQGMENEPQPSTSRGIQEPVCKKSRMWADIPQRTVTDSDNTSEEDVMSGTQSADEGEALEDSATLSATEIPEVFLERMQAWHRNFENFTATEYYERYRFVNMEYVQSFTQAIDIIHNEIQGLLNRISREIRPNDFIQLRMDAEELGRPLFSVRRHLEDLNADQFLSYVENLLQSNVELLWRNSLEFTVTIVKNREGGGLRKLGTVLFSKVLEKKKQHLIDFNVEGMFLCFAGSLLTLLDNGTSTKQEIITRAVALHKTLGIPTDHRIDFSQIHLFEDYFGITIKIVFYHEGGWRFFVTGGSLEVRVEFMLLHDSHYYGVKNIKGFMGARYFCKMCHTAYHHKFKHDCQYFCRACTGSECRKLPGRSVKCQTCKTLCRSKSCLEMHERLASEGKISCEANVFCSRCGIYVPAPHTECKKVTCGQCDAVVDNLVGHLCFLKRLYKPNIGASYIVYDFECCQETGTHIPNYVYAMDMLDGQEVRKWEWSGVKCLEEFVKTFVQPKFKGSTFIAHNSKSYDGYLILRQLIREKVKVKLLTQGGKLLCITLPMFHIRFIDSLSFLPMKLSKMPKAMGFQGSKGYFPHLFNTTENQEYVGTLPEARYYSPDTMMPGEREDFEKWYAANKDTAFNLKKELAYYCKEDVKILRRACNKFREQVMEMTSRECFTGRGGDILEEREIHCIDPFQYVTLASICMAQYRFMFLKKNTIALAPLDNYQKSKKSFSACSIQWLMYIEHTEGINIQHALQGGEKQVGIYFLDGFAVINGIPTAFEFYGCFFHGCPICYKPQDFNSLLDSTYGMLHARTMAKEDYLHSLGFVVRNIWEHEWNGLMKRDAGLKQFLTDSKIPTPLNPRDAFFGGRTNATCLYYKPKQGEQILYYDFTSLYPFVNKNKMYPIGHPEIIYQNFGDIKQYFGLAKVKVYTPRGLYFPVLPHKAGGKLMFSLCATCTENQQVTECLHNDEERALTGTWCTVELNVALEKGYRIAEIYEVWHFERKSKNLFSGYINMHLRQKQEASGYPDWCRTEEDKERYVRDYEKKEGVLLRREHIEVNPAKRQIAKLFLNSLWGKFGQSTNHMTTSVVTEPEELFQYLFVPYYEVSSCEFLDDEAAVVTWKTAKNQPTKSTCTNVFIASFTTAYARLELYTLLDRLGDRCLYHDTDSVIFISREGAWSPSLGDYLGQLTSEIPPNTSITEFAAVGPKTYGYALSNGATVLKVKGLTLNSANCVKINFETLKELIDDYCLTGGEEKKEIRVQQPGIVRIKKQWALETRVLRKTLKVNYNKRVLNREDYCTLPYGY